Proteins found in one Subtercola endophyticus genomic segment:
- a CDS encoding ECF transporter S component — MQTTTASLKVASGVATGRFRWRVVDIVVASVVGVASGLIFWAWGQAWNPLSAPLEALAPGLGALLGGGWLFAGVLGGLIIRKPGAALYTEVLAAVVSMLVGTQWGILTLLSGVVQGIGAEVVFALFLYVNYRLYVALLAGAGAGLALAINDLLVSYPGSDTPFIIIYTVSSIISGIVLAGLLSWLAVKGLARTGALSRFAAGRESAVRV, encoded by the coding sequence GTGCAAACAACAACCGCATCACTCAAGGTCGCATCCGGGGTCGCGACAGGCCGCTTCCGCTGGCGCGTCGTCGATATCGTCGTCGCGAGCGTCGTCGGCGTCGCCTCCGGGCTCATCTTCTGGGCGTGGGGGCAGGCGTGGAATCCGCTCAGCGCACCCCTCGAAGCGCTCGCTCCCGGGCTCGGGGCGCTGCTCGGCGGCGGGTGGCTCTTCGCCGGCGTGCTCGGCGGGCTAATCATCCGCAAGCCCGGCGCAGCCCTCTATACCGAGGTGCTCGCCGCCGTCGTGTCGATGCTGGTCGGAACCCAGTGGGGCATTCTGACCCTGCTCTCGGGGGTCGTGCAGGGCATCGGTGCCGAGGTGGTCTTCGCGCTGTTCCTCTACGTGAACTACCGCCTGTACGTCGCGCTGCTCGCCGGCGCCGGGGCGGGCCTGGCGCTCGCCATCAACGATCTGCTGGTGTCGTACCCGGGATCGGACACGCCGTTCATCATCATCTACACCGTGTCGTCGATCATCTCGGGCATCGTTCTGGCCGGTCTGCTGTCGTGGCTGGCCGTGAAGGGTCTCGCTCGCACGGGGGCGCTCTCACGGTTCGCGGCGGGGCGGGAATCCGCGGTGCGGGTCTAA
- a CDS encoding LLM class F420-dependent oxidoreductase, with translation MQLRIFTEPQQGASYDDLLAVAQATERLGFDAFFRSDHYLAMGGEGLPGPTDAWTSLAGLARETSRIKLGTLVSSVTYRVPGILAIQVAQVDQMSGGRAELGLGTGWFKAEHEAYGIPFPEKRFGMLEEQLEIVTGLWSTPPGEKYSFSGENYTLIDSPALPKPVQSPVPVIVGGNGPSRTPKLAARFATEYNQAFPEFETIAPQFGRVRAACETLERDPASLIYSAALVVATGADEAEFTRRAGAIGREPAELREHGVAGTAAEVIDRIGWLKQQGVERLYLQVLDLSDLDHLEFIASEIAPHVAG, from the coding sequence ATGCAGTTGCGCATCTTCACAGAGCCCCAGCAGGGCGCCAGTTACGACGATCTTCTCGCGGTTGCGCAGGCCACCGAACGCCTCGGCTTCGACGCCTTCTTCCGCTCCGACCACTACCTCGCCATGGGCGGCGAAGGCCTGCCCGGCCCCACCGACGCCTGGACGAGCCTCGCCGGGCTCGCCCGCGAAACGAGCCGCATCAAGCTCGGCACGCTCGTCTCGAGCGTCACCTATCGTGTTCCGGGCATCCTGGCCATTCAGGTTGCCCAGGTCGACCAGATGTCGGGCGGCCGAGCCGAACTCGGGCTCGGCACCGGCTGGTTCAAGGCAGAGCATGAGGCCTACGGCATCCCTTTTCCTGAAAAGCGGTTCGGCATGCTCGAAGAGCAGCTCGAGATCGTGACCGGTCTCTGGTCGACACCGCCGGGTGAGAAGTACAGCTTCAGCGGTGAGAACTACACGCTCATCGACTCGCCGGCGCTGCCCAAACCGGTGCAGAGCCCCGTGCCCGTCATCGTCGGCGGCAACGGACCGAGTCGCACGCCCAAACTCGCCGCCCGCTTCGCCACGGAGTACAACCAGGCGTTCCCCGAGTTCGAGACCATCGCGCCGCAGTTCGGGCGAGTGCGCGCAGCGTGCGAGACGCTCGAGCGCGACCCTGCCAGCCTCATCTACTCGGCCGCGCTCGTGGTCGCCACCGGTGCCGACGAGGCGGAGTTCACTCGCCGCGCCGGCGCGATCGGCCGCGAACCCGCAGAGCTGAGAGAGCACGGCGTGGCCGGTACGGCAGCTGAGGTCATCGACCGCATCGGCTGGCTGAAGCAGCAGGGCGTCGAACGGCTGTACCTTCAAGTGCTCGACTTGTCAGACCTCGACCACCTCGAGTTCATCGCGAGCGAGATCGCTCCACACGTCGCCGGGTAG